A stretch of Brassica rapa cultivar Chiifu-401-42 chromosome A08, CAAS_Brap_v3.01, whole genome shotgun sequence DNA encodes these proteins:
- the LOC103836626 gene encoding general transcription and DNA repair factor IIH helicase subunit XPD, translating to MIFKIEDVTVYFPYDNIYPEQYEYMVELKRALDAKGHCLLEMPTGTGKTIALLSLITSYRLSRPDSPIKLVYCTRTVHEMEKTLGELKILHDYQVTHLGAQAKILALGLSSRKNLCVNPKVLAAENRDSVDAACRKRTASWVRALAAENPNVELCDYFESYEKAADNALLPPGVYTLEDLRAFGKNRGWCPYFLARHMVQFANVIVYSYQYLLDPKVAGIISKELQKESVIVFDEAHNIDNVCIEALSVSVRRVTLEGANRNLNKIRQEIDRFKATDAGRLRAEYNRLIEGLALRGDLSGTDQWLANPALPNDILKEAVPGNIRRAEHFVHVLRRLLQYLEGRLDTENVEKESPVSFVSSLNSQAGIEQKTLKFCYDRLHSLMMTLEITDTDEFLPIQTVCDFATLVGTYARGFSIIIEPYDERMPHIPDPILQLSCHDASLAIKPVFDRFQSVVITSGTLSPIDLYPRLLSFNPVVSRSFKMSMTRDCICPMVLTRGSDQLPVSTKFDMRSDPGVVRNYGKLLVEMVSVVPDGVVCFFVSYSYMDGIIATWNETGILKEITQQKLVFFETQDVVETTLALDNYRRACDCGRGAVFFSVARGKVAEGIDFDRHYGRLVVMFGVPFQYTLSKILLARLEYLRDTFQIKEGDFLTFDALRQAAQCVGRVIRSKADYGMMIFADKRYSRHDKRSKLPGWILSHLRDAHLNLSTDMAIHIAREFLRKMAQPYDKTGTMGRKTLLTQEDLEKMAETGVQDMVY from the exons atgatctTCAAGATCGAAGACGTAACCGTCTACTTCCCTTATGACAACATATACCCAGAGCAATACGAATACATGGTCGAACTAAAGCGAGCCCTAGACGCCAAGGGACATTGCCTTCTCGAGATGCCCACCGGAACTGGCAAAACCATCGCGCTTCTCTCCCTCATCACCAGCTACCGCCTCTCTCGTCCCGATTCTCCCATCAAGCTCGTCTACTGCACTCGTACTGTCCACGAGATGGAGAAAACGCTCGGTGAGCTTAAGATACTCCACGACTATCAAGTAACCCATCTCGGCGCCCAGGCCAAGATCCTCGCGCTTGGTCTCTCCTCCAGGAAGAATCTTTGCGTCAATCCTAAGGTTTTAGCGGCGGAGAATCGCGATTCAGTGGACGCTGCGTGTAGGAAACGGACGGCTAGTTGGGTTAGAGCTTTGGCCGCGGAGAATCCAAATGTAGAACTCTGTGACTACTTTGAGAGCTACGAGAAGGCTGCTGATAATGCCTTATTGCCTCCTGGTGTTTATACTTTAGAG GATTTGAGGGCGTTTGGTAAGAATCGAGGATGGTGTCCTTACTTCCTTGCCAGGCATATGGTTCAGTTCGCCAACGTTATTGTTTACAGCTACCAGTATTTGCTCGATCCTAAGGTTGCTGGAATCATATCCAAGGAGTTACAAAAGGAGTCTGTTATTGTGTTTGACGAGGCCCATAATATAGACAATGTGTGTATTGAAGCACTCAGCGTCAGTGTGAGAAGAGTTACACTTGAAGGAGCTAATcgaaatcttaataaaattagGCAAGAAATTGATAG GTTCAAGGCTACGGACGCTGGAAGACTGCGAGCTGAATACAACCGGCTAATTGAGGGTTTGGCACTGAGAGGGGACTTATCTG gaaCTGATCAATGGCTTGCAAACCCTGCACTGCCCAATGATATTCTAAAGGAGGCTGTCCCAGGGAATATTAGACGGGCTGAGCATTTTGTGCATGTGTTACGCCGGTTACTTCAGTACTTGGAAGGACGGCTAGATACTGAGAACGTGGAGAAAGAAAGCCCTGTTAGCTTTGTATCCTCCCTTAATTCTCAGGCTGGAATTGAGCAGAAAACACTCAAGTTCTGTTATGACCGGCTCCACTCTCTCATGATGACCCTTGAAATTACAGATACCGATGAGTTTTTGCCTATCCAGACAGTATGTGACTTTGCAACTCTTGTTGGGACATATGCACGGGGATTTTCCATCATCATTGAGCCTTATGACGAAAGAATGCCTCATATTCCAGATCCTATATTGCAG TTGAGCTGTCATGATGCGTCTCTGGCTATAAAACCGGTGTTTGATCGTTTCCAGTCAGTAGTGATTACGTCAGGGACCCTGAGTCCAATTGATCTTTATCCCCGTCTTCTTAGTTTCAATCCTGTTGTTAGTAGAAGCTTTAAAATGTCGATGACACGAGACTGCATCTGCCCCATGGTTTTAACTCGAGGAAG TGATCAGCTCCCTGTTAGCACCAAATTTGACATGAGAAGTGATCCGGGTGTTGTGAGGAATTATGGAAAGCTTTTGGTAGAGATGGTATCTGTTGTTCCTGATGGAGTTGTCTGCTTCTTCGTTAGTTACTCATACATGGATGGCATTATTGCTACATGGAATGAAACTGGAATTCTGAAG GAAATAACGCAACAGAAACTTGTCTTCTTCGAAACGCAAGATGTTGTAGAAACAACACTAGCACTTGACAATTATCGCAGGGCTTGTGATTGCGGAAGAGGTGCAGTTTTCTTCTCTGTAGCCAG GGGGAAAGTTGCTGAAGGGATCGATTTTGATCGTCATTATGGAAGACTGGTTGTAATGTTTGGAGTGCCTTTTCAATATACATTAAGCAA gATATTACTTGCACGATTGGAGTATTTGCGTGATACCTTTCAAATAAAGGAAGGCGATTTCCTAACGTTTGATGCCTTG AGGCAAGCAGCTCAATGCGTGGGGCGAGTAATCAGATCAAAGGCTGATTATGGGATGATGATATTTGCAGACAAGAG ATATAGCCGTCATGACAAGCGGTCTAAATTACCAGGTTGGATACTATCTCATCTGCGTGATGCACACTTGAATTTAAGCACTGACATGGCTATTCATATTGCCCGAGAG TTCCTAAGGAAAATGGCTCAGCCGTACGATAAGACTGGTACTATGGGCAGGAAAACTCTGTTAACACAAGAGGATTTGGAGAAGATGGCTGAGACCGGAGTGCAGGACATGGTTTATTAG
- the LOC103836624 gene encoding probable aspartic proteinase GIP2, translating into MASSTYIFSALLLCIFSLSSSSSLAKQSPRPNALVLPITKDKTTLQYTTVINSGTSRNEPGTPLVAASLVFDLGGRHLWVETDTYYWSTSFQTSHCNSPMCYRAGSHGCSRCYSDYRPGCNADPCTLTFKNPVNGMVDTGDIASEAVFIQSTNGSNPGRVVKIPSLIISLGTRDLLNGLANGTVGMAGMGRHSVIGLPSQFAKAFGFNRKFAVCLPSSSSSGGRGVAFFGGNGPYVFLPGIKISQLTTTPLLVNPVLVADPIIYEPFVYGEKSPEYFIGVTAIKVAEKTVPINTSLLKINGTTGLGGTKLSTVNPYTVLETSIFKAVTSAFVREATARNITRVPSVKPFGACVSTKNVVVTRLGYAVPEIQLVLQSKDVVWRIFGANSMVSVHSDVICLGFVDGGVNAETSVVVGGLQLEDNLIEIDLAKNTLGFSSTLLGRQTNCANFNFTSTA; encoded by the coding sequence ATGGCTTCTTCTACTTACATATTCTCAGCTCTTCTTCTCTGTATCTTCTCACTCTCATCATCAAGCTCACTCGCTAAACAATCTCCCCGACCAAATGCTCTCGTTCTCCCAATAACAAAAGACAAAACTACACTCCAGTACACGACCGTCATCAACAGTGGCACTTCTAGAAATGAGCCAGGCACGCCTCTAGTGGCTGCCTCCCTTGTCTTCGACCTCGGTGGTCGACATCTCTGGGTCGAAACGGACACATACTACTGGTCCACTTCATTCCAAACCAGCCACTGCAACTCCCCCATGTGCTACCGCGCCGGCTCCCATGGCTGTAGCCGTTGCTACTCGGATTACAGACCTGGCTGTAACGCTGACCCTTGCACCCTAACATTCAAAAACCCCGTCAACGGAATGGTAGATACAGGCGACATTGCTTCGGAAGCTGTTTTTATTCAGTCCACTAACGGGTCGAACCCGGGCCGGGTCGTTAAAATCCCCAGTTTGATTATCTCATTGGGAACAAGGGATCTCCTTAACGGACTTGCTAATGGAACCGTCGGTATGGCCGGAATGGGACGCCACAGCGTCATCGGACTACCGTCGCAATTCGCCAAGGCGTTTGGTTTCAACCGCAAATTCGCAGTCTGtctcccttcttcttcttcttctggagGAAGAGGCGTCGCCTTCTTCGGTGGTAACGGACCGTACGTGTTCCTCCCAGGGATCAAGATCTCCCAGCTTACTACCACGCCCTTGCTCGTCAATCCCGTGCTCGTTGCGGACCCGATCATTTACGAACCGTTTGTATACGGCGAGAAATCACCCGAGTATTTCATCGGCGTAACGGCGATCAAAGTCGCCGAGAAAACTGTTCCGATCAACACGAGTCTGTTGAAGATCAATGGAACCACCGGATTGGGAGGAACCAAGCTCAGCACGGTGAACCCCTACACGGTGTTGGAGACATCTATTTTCAAGGCCGTTACGTCGGCGTTTGTCAGAGAAGCCACCGCCAGGAACATCACTCGAGTTCCGTCGGTGAAGCCTTTTGGCGCGTGTGTCAGCACTAAGAACGTCGTTGTCACGCGCCTTGGATACGCGGTGCCGGAGATCCAGCTTGTGCTGCAGAGCAAGGACGTCGTTTGGAGAATCTTCGGAGCTAACTCCATGGTGAGCGTCCACAGTGACGTCATCTGTCTGGGTTTTGTTGACGGAGGAGTCAATGCGGAAACTTCTGTGGTGGTCGGAGGGTTGCAGCTGGAAGACAATTTGATCGAAATTGATCTGGCGAAAAACACACTAGGCTTTAGCTCGACGCTGTTGGGACGTCAAACTAATTGTGCCAACTTCAATTTCACTTCCACTGCCTGA
- the LOC103836627 gene encoding uncharacterized protein LOC103836627 yields the protein MEMEEGEGSTEEKYDVDIATTASSLGGSGVFHIINDILGFVLYMHQQIPSVLQDMSLDFDGLQTEFTDLEANLTQPDVKPLVRRKLLSRKREVKHEIKKMQKLMSTISTLRSALQLLIREAPGVQRVVLILGGSPLRPQKAYELFFTHSVDVLRFEGDFSKNKATEALSKKTIRALISTGAGSTSCPGPMRLFILVQAPPSLNLPQHFLPKRDFRYNRKFVPLKLRFKCKTQDNETNSPFNYDTNDLIWFQCRHVIKGLAFQQPVEE from the exons ATGGAGATGGAGGAAGGAGAAGGGAGTACAGAGGAGAAGTACGACGTAGACATCGCGACCACGGCTTCTTCACTAGGCGGCTCCGGCGTCTTCCATATCATCAATGACATTCTCGGTTTCGTCCTCTATATGCACCAGCAGATCCCTTC GGTGTTGCAAGACATGAGTCTTGACTTTGATGGCTTGCAAACAGAGTTTACTGATTTG GAGGCGAATCTTACACAACCGGATGTGAAGCCGCTGGTCAGGAGAAAACTATTGAGTAGGAAAAGAGAGGTGAAGCATGAGATTAAGAAAATGCAGAAACTGATGAGCACCATCTCTACTCTCCGAAGCGCTCTACAGTTATTGATCCGTGAAGCTCCTGGCGTTCAGAGAGTTGTGTTGATTCTTGGTGGTAGTCCATTACGCCCTCAAAAAGCTTATGAGTTGTTCTTCACACACAGTGTTGATGTTTTGAGATTTGAAGGTGATTTTTCCAAAAACAAAGCTACAGAAGCTCTTTCCAAAAAG ACTATCCGAGCACTGATCTCGACGGGTGCTGGATCAACTTCATGCCCAG GTCCAATGAGGCTCTTTATATTGGTTCAAGCTCCACCTTCTTTGAATCTTCCCCAACATTTCCTTCCTAAACGTGACTTCAGATACAACAGAAAG TTTGTGCCTCTAAAGTTGCGGTTCAAGTGCAAAACTCAAGATAACGAGACAAATTCTCCGTTCAACTACGACACAAATGATCTAATATG GTTTCAGTGTCGACATGTGATAAAGGGCTTAGCTTTCCAGCAACCAGTTGAAGAATAA